One genomic segment of Solanum stenotomum isolate F172 unplaced genomic scaffold, ASM1918654v1 scaffold6221, whole genome shotgun sequence includes these proteins:
- the LOC125852858 gene encoding uncharacterized protein LOC125852858, with translation SINPRKDLWSKEMSEIRSILQGLVGKIATVTPQNKYASINFGRFCGDNPEAWIFQAEHYFEFYEITEKYKLSLASLYLDGEALEWYQWLFWNKQLADWKHFTVKVMIRFRKQHLESQRCHLLNNQVTSNDIINLPFSQSCDEQSEGNNKTNAPKVFDDLSERPTNANFIDISCKLSQLEVKDPHNVCKLTI, from the exons ATTCGATTAACCCCAGGAAGGACTTGTGGTCAAAGGAGATGTCTGAAATTCGTTCAATATTACAGGGGTTGGTTGGAAAAATTGCAACTGTTACGCCCCAAAACAAA TATGCATCCATAAATTTTGGACGATTCTGTGGTGATAATCCAGAGGCATGGATTTTCCAAGCTGAACACTACTTTGAATTCTATGAAATCACagaaaagtataaattatctcTCGCGTCATTGTATCTCGATGGGGAAGCATTGGAGTGGTATCAATGGCTTTTTTGGAACAAACAATTAGCAGATTGGAAACACTTTACAGTGAAGGTAATGATTCGATTTCGTAAACAACATCTCGAATCACAAAGATGTCACTTGCTCAATAATCAGGTAACCTCC AACGATATAATCAACTTACCTTTTTCGCAATCCTGTGACGAGCAATCTGAAGGCAACAACAAAACCAATGCGCCCAAGGTGTTTGATGACTTGTCTGAAAGACCCACAAATGCAAATTTCATTGATATATCATGTAAGCTTAGTCAACTTGAAGTTAAGGATCCCCACAATGTGTGTAAGTTGACAATATGA